One Microbacterium sp. No. 7 genomic window carries:
- a CDS encoding branched-chain amino acid ABC transporter permease: protein MQVIITALSTAAVLSPMAIGIALVFRIGGVINFAAGALCVAGGMIYASLGGGWVGAAVALVAGVVLGLLTFVIAVLPGKSRGLPAVAMTLATLGIALIVQATGDRVFGTAPRTAPPWISGTISILGAELSYQRLLTIVVAAVATMVVILMLDHTLIGRGMEACSANEPLTQLYGTRTQLYHLLAWGVAGLCAALTGVLQAGIASIADTVSMPFLVTALVGAVLGGIGSLRATALGIVLVSVVTAVVQQVFNVQMPLAPVFVLLLIGLAVRPAGLFTLEKTGERV from the coding sequence GTGCAAGTGATCATCACGGCGCTCTCGACGGCCGCCGTCCTCAGCCCCATGGCGATCGGGATCGCCCTCGTGTTCCGGATCGGCGGAGTCATCAACTTCGCGGCGGGCGCCCTCTGCGTCGCGGGAGGCATGATCTACGCCTCGCTCGGCGGCGGATGGGTCGGCGCCGCCGTGGCGCTCGTGGCCGGCGTCGTGCTGGGCCTGCTGACCTTCGTCATCGCCGTCCTCCCGGGCAAGTCGCGCGGGCTGCCCGCCGTCGCGATGACGCTCGCGACGCTCGGCATCGCGCTGATCGTTCAGGCGACGGGCGACCGCGTCTTCGGCACCGCGCCCCGCACGGCGCCGCCGTGGATCAGCGGGACGATCTCGATCCTGGGCGCCGAGCTGAGCTATCAGCGGCTGCTCACGATCGTCGTGGCCGCCGTCGCGACCATGGTCGTCATCCTGATGCTCGACCACACCCTGATCGGCCGCGGCATGGAGGCCTGCTCCGCCAACGAGCCGCTGACCCAGCTGTACGGCACGAGGACGCAGCTCTACCACCTGCTGGCCTGGGGCGTCGCGGGCCTGTGCGCCGCCCTGACCGGTGTGCTGCAGGCCGGCATCGCGAGCATCGCCGACACCGTGTCGATGCCCTTCCTGGTCACGGCGCTCGTGGGGGCGGTGCTGGGCGGGATCGGATCCCTGCGGGCCACGGCTCTGGGCATCGTGCTCGTCTCGGTCGTCACCGCCGTCGTCCAGCAGGTGTTCAACGTGCAGATGCCGCTGGCGCCGGTCTTCGTGCTGCTGCTCATCGGCCTGGCCGTGCGGCCCGCAGGCCTCTTCACCCTGGAGAAGACGGGAGAGCGAGTATGA
- a CDS encoding ABC transporter ATP-binding protein produces the protein MTETDTPALLVDGLSVVRGHGAATKTVLLDIDLTVAKGRSVGVVGESGSGKSTLAQTIVGLVPPHRGRVRIHGADLAASRGRDLFARRRKVQLIPQDSFASLDPLYTVGETLAEAYAPRRPRVARDLDRIVGWLERVHLPPEVVSRRPHELSGGQRQRVAIARALIVEPEMIIADEITSALDVSIQAEIISLVTELRNTLHLSLLFISHDLAIVRKLCDDVVVLCRGEIVEQGPVGSVFANPRHAYTHELLSSAPGSPGFSLHTETPPRTTPRP, from the coding sequence ATGACTGAAACAGACACGCCCGCCCTGCTCGTCGACGGGCTCTCCGTCGTGCGCGGACATGGCGCGGCCACGAAGACCGTTCTTCTCGACATCGATCTCACCGTCGCGAAAGGCCGCTCGGTCGGCGTCGTGGGCGAGTCGGGATCGGGCAAGTCGACGCTCGCGCAGACGATCGTCGGGCTCGTCCCTCCGCACAGGGGGCGTGTTCGAATCCACGGCGCCGACCTGGCAGCCTCGCGCGGGCGTGACCTGTTCGCCCGTCGACGGAAGGTCCAGCTGATCCCGCAGGACTCGTTCGCCTCGCTGGACCCTCTGTACACCGTCGGGGAGACTCTCGCTGAGGCATACGCTCCCCGCCGCCCCCGGGTGGCACGCGACCTCGATCGGATCGTCGGCTGGCTCGAGCGGGTGCACCTCCCGCCCGAGGTCGTCAGCCGACGGCCGCACGAGCTCTCGGGCGGCCAGCGGCAGCGTGTCGCAATCGCGCGCGCATTGATCGTGGAGCCCGAGATGATCATCGCCGACGAGATCACGTCGGCGCTGGATGTCTCCATCCAGGCCGAGATCATCAGCCTGGTCACGGAGCTGCGCAACACGCTGCACCTCTCGCTGCTGTTCATCTCGCACGATCTGGCGATCGTCCGCAAGCTCTGCGACGACGTCGTGGTGCTCTGTCGCGGAGAGATCGTGGAGCAGGGCCCGGTCGGATCGGTCTTCGCGAACCCGCGACACGCCTATACGCACGAGCTTCTCTCGTCGGCCCCCGGCTCTCCCGGGTTCTCGCTGCACACGGAGACGCCGCCCCGCACGACTCCGCGCCCATGA
- a CDS encoding AMP-binding protein has protein sequence MSHRGTARGEAIADPFAGIRLPAPDRAAHYRARGDWRDRTIVDDIFAFVDATPDRTALVCYRQGAEQPDSFTYRQLGEAADRLAQALADLGVGRGDVVSLQLASGWECAVAVLAAMRAGAVVNPLVTILRRRELEFMLGRAASKVLFVPASFRGFDHLGLARELRPALPALEHVVVVGGEGRLGDELAFEGLLRTGLPGAGSPVPRARRGDEVASLMYTSGTTGEPKGTLHTYDTLWSAGRAMFDSLGLDDRDVSFMASPMGHLTGFLWGLLQPLSRGMTAVFQDVWDPARFLEAVEEQSITWTIGATPFVVDAIAEQERSPRSLTTFRHFVCAGAPIPRTLSARAQNVLGAKLMAQWGTSECGGVTVHGPADDVETVAASDGRRTPYMELKIVDEWGRAVGLGVEGRLIARGPSVFVGYLGRQDLYDDVVDEDGWFDTGDLGTWVEEDLVRITGRSKDIIIRGGENIPVVEVENLLLEYPGVQEAAVVGVPDPRMGERGCAVLVVAGPPPSLADLVAHLADAGMATQYWPEFLWVVDEMPRTPSGKIQKFLLRAAVGDGGAPPEGARAFEAARTVPRAEAPA, from the coding sequence TCGGACGATCGTCGACGACATCTTCGCCTTCGTCGACGCGACGCCCGACCGCACCGCGCTCGTCTGCTACCGGCAGGGCGCGGAGCAGCCGGACTCGTTCACCTACCGACAGCTCGGCGAGGCGGCGGACCGCCTGGCCCAGGCGCTGGCGGATCTCGGCGTCGGGCGGGGCGACGTCGTCTCGCTGCAGCTCGCCAGCGGCTGGGAGTGCGCCGTCGCCGTGCTCGCCGCGATGCGCGCGGGCGCCGTGGTGAATCCGCTCGTGACGATCCTGCGTCGCCGCGAGCTGGAGTTCATGCTCGGCCGTGCGGCGTCCAAGGTGCTCTTCGTGCCGGCCTCGTTCCGCGGGTTCGACCATCTCGGGCTGGCCCGGGAGCTGCGCCCCGCGCTGCCCGCGCTCGAGCACGTCGTCGTGGTCGGCGGCGAGGGGCGCCTCGGCGACGAGCTGGCGTTCGAGGGCCTGCTGCGCACCGGCCTGCCGGGGGCGGGGTCGCCCGTGCCGCGGGCGCGGCGGGGCGACGAGGTCGCGTCGCTCATGTACACCTCGGGGACGACCGGCGAGCCGAAGGGCACGCTGCACACGTACGACACGCTCTGGTCGGCCGGGCGCGCGATGTTCGACAGCCTCGGTCTCGACGACCGCGACGTGTCGTTCATGGCATCGCCGATGGGCCACCTCACCGGCTTCCTCTGGGGGCTGCTGCAACCGCTCTCGCGCGGGATGACCGCCGTGTTCCAGGACGTCTGGGATCCGGCGCGGTTCCTGGAGGCCGTGGAGGAGCAGTCGATCACGTGGACGATCGGTGCGACGCCGTTCGTCGTCGACGCGATCGCCGAGCAGGAGCGCTCGCCGCGCTCGCTGACGACCTTCCGGCACTTCGTGTGCGCCGGCGCGCCGATCCCCCGCACGCTCTCGGCACGGGCGCAGAACGTGCTCGGCGCCAAGCTCATGGCGCAGTGGGGCACGTCGGAGTGCGGCGGCGTGACCGTGCACGGCCCGGCCGACGACGTCGAGACGGTCGCGGCCAGCGACGGGCGCCGCACGCCGTACATGGAGCTGAAGATCGTCGACGAGTGGGGACGTGCCGTCGGCCTCGGCGTCGAAGGGCGCCTGATCGCGCGAGGGCCGAGCGTGTTCGTCGGCTACCTGGGGCGCCAGGACCTGTACGACGACGTCGTCGACGAGGACGGGTGGTTCGACACGGGCGACCTGGGGACCTGGGTGGAGGAGGACCTGGTCCGCATCACGGGCCGTTCGAAGGACATCATCATCCGCGGGGGAGAGAACATCCCCGTCGTCGAGGTCGAGAACCTGCTGCTGGAGTACCCGGGCGTGCAGGAGGCCGCGGTCGTCGGCGTCCCCGATCCGCGGATGGGGGAGCGCGGCTGCGCCGTGCTCGTCGTCGCGGGCCCGCCGCCGAGCCTGGCCGATCTCGTCGCCCACCTCGCGGATGCCGGCATGGCGACGCAGTACTGGCCCGAGTTCCTCTGGGTCGTGGACGAGATGCCGCGCACGCCGTCGGGCAAGATCCAGAAGTTCCTGCTGCGTGCGGCGGTCGGCGACGGAGGCGCGCCCCCGGAGGGCGCACGCGCGTTCGAGGCCGCCCGCACCGTGCCGCGCGCGGAGGCGCCGGCGTGA
- a CDS encoding branched-chain amino acid ABC transporter ATP-binding protein/permease — protein sequence MNAARVRTRIWRIVPHLAIPAVIVAVVLLSSGDGYVRHLATAGAIAYILTASFNLVFGYAGIFSLAQVALYGVGAYASVYAENQWGWSFWLATPFAILVAAFLGAAIAWPTARLRSIFIAMVTLAFAVTLIEVFMKWTDVTGGAAGIFAIQPPQLGDIRLVGGTMGYLWLCAVAAWLVAELMLQLNRSPIGRKLAALRETPVVLPSVGVGVAKLRLLTFAVSAGLAGLAGSLYAHFQLTISPEAFGLPRLIELLLATVVGGAGTFIGPVVGVVVLLGLDEIGIILGGVQPYVYGVAVIVLMTFGRTGVGGWILALWKQLKRSLRLEGTRSARTAAVDPFSERFDESPARPLEAGAVALAVDGVSVSFGGVHAVRDVTMHVRLGEIVGLIGPNGAGKTTLMNSITGEVALTQGRVSLNGEPVTGRSRQAIRRAGIARTFQVPALVPDLSLVDNVVLGGEGHNRIGYFRQLVNTPASRREDALHRVRARALLEEVGIGEFADGRADAQSYGVLRLAEIARALMLDPEVILLDEPGAGLTESDMEELAGVLRAIRERGRSVVVIDHHVSFVAGVSDRLVVMNQGSVLSEGAPDEVVADPRVVEAYLGRVGAA from the coding sequence ATGAACGCGGCACGCGTGCGCACCCGCATCTGGCGGATCGTGCCCCACCTGGCCATCCCGGCCGTGATCGTGGCCGTGGTCCTGCTGTCGTCCGGCGACGGATACGTGCGGCACCTGGCGACCGCCGGAGCCATCGCCTACATCCTCACCGCGAGCTTCAACCTCGTGTTCGGCTACGCCGGCATCTTCTCGCTCGCCCAGGTCGCGCTGTACGGCGTCGGCGCGTACGCGAGCGTGTACGCGGAGAACCAGTGGGGATGGTCGTTCTGGCTCGCGACGCCGTTCGCGATCCTCGTCGCCGCCTTCCTCGGCGCGGCCATCGCCTGGCCCACGGCGCGGCTGCGCAGCATCTTCATCGCGATGGTGACGCTCGCCTTCGCGGTCACGCTCATCGAGGTCTTCATGAAGTGGACCGACGTGACCGGAGGCGCCGCGGGCATCTTCGCGATCCAGCCGCCGCAGCTGGGCGACATCCGCCTCGTCGGCGGGACGATGGGCTATCTCTGGCTGTGCGCGGTCGCCGCCTGGCTGGTCGCCGAGCTGATGCTCCAGCTGAACCGGTCGCCCATCGGCCGCAAGCTCGCCGCGCTCCGCGAGACCCCGGTGGTCCTTCCCTCCGTGGGCGTCGGCGTGGCCAAGCTCCGGCTGCTCACCTTCGCCGTGTCGGCCGGCCTGGCCGGGCTGGCGGGGTCGCTCTACGCGCACTTCCAGCTGACCATCTCGCCCGAGGCCTTCGGCCTGCCGCGTCTCATCGAGCTGCTGCTGGCGACCGTCGTCGGCGGTGCCGGGACGTTCATCGGTCCCGTGGTCGGCGTCGTCGTGCTGCTCGGGCTGGACGAGATCGGGATCATCCTCGGCGGCGTGCAGCCGTACGTGTACGGCGTCGCCGTGATCGTGCTGATGACCTTCGGCCGCACCGGCGTGGGCGGCTGGATCCTCGCCCTGTGGAAGCAGCTCAAGAGGAGCCTGCGGCTCGAAGGGACGCGATCGGCGCGGACCGCGGCCGTGGACCCGTTCTCCGAGCGGTTCGACGAGTCGCCCGCGAGGCCGCTGGAGGCCGGAGCGGTCGCTCTCGCGGTCGACGGCGTGTCGGTGAGCTTCGGCGGCGTGCATGCCGTGCGCGACGTCACGATGCACGTGAGGCTGGGCGAGATCGTCGGCCTGATCGGTCCCAACGGCGCGGGGAAGACGACGCTGATGAACTCGATCACGGGCGAGGTCGCCCTCACCCAGGGGAGGGTCTCCCTCAACGGGGAGCCGGTCACGGGGCGTTCCCGGCAGGCGATCCGGCGCGCCGGCATCGCGCGCACCTTCCAGGTGCCGGCGCTCGTGCCCGACCTCAGCCTCGTCGACAACGTCGTGCTCGGCGGTGAGGGGCACAACCGCATCGGCTACTTCCGTCAGCTCGTCAACACCCCGGCGTCGCGTCGCGAGGACGCGTTGCACCGCGTGCGGGCGCGGGCGCTGCTCGAGGAGGTCGGCATCGGGGAGTTCGCGGACGGACGCGCCGACGCCCAGTCCTACGGCGTCCTGCGGCTCGCCGAGATCGCCCGTGCGCTCATGCTCGACCCCGAGGTGATCCTCCTCGACGAGCCGGGCGCAGGACTGACCGAGAGCGACATGGAGGAGCTGGCGGGAGTGCTGCGCGCCATCCGCGAGCGGGGACGCTCGGTCGTCGTGATCGATCACCACGTCTCGTTCGTGGCGGGCGTCAGCGACCGGCTCGTGGTCATGAATCAGGGATCGGTGCTCAGCGAGGGCGCGCCCGACGAGGTCGTCGCCGATCCGCGGGTCGTCGAGGCATATCTGGGAAGGGTGGGAGCAGCATGA
- a CDS encoding ABC transporter ATP-binding protein has translation MSESILRLDGVTGGYTRRSMVLHGVDLSIGRGEALGVTGMNGAGKSTLLRAVAGHLRVASGSVEFLGRDITRTAASARTRAGLVSLPEGHQVLRSLTVRENLRLATGRMTGRGADAALRAHLEGIYELFPILRERDGQLAGLLSGGEQQMLSIGRAIVRTPTLLVLDEPSLGLAPIVVDRIYDAIGALRAGGVSLLVVEQGSQLLRSVCDRIIVLNKGTVTASGAVSELTDEQVHEAYFR, from the coding sequence ATGAGCGAGTCGATCCTGCGACTGGACGGCGTCACCGGCGGCTACACGCGCCGCTCGATGGTGCTGCACGGCGTCGACCTGTCCATCGGCCGGGGCGAGGCGCTCGGCGTGACCGGCATGAACGGCGCGGGCAAGTCCACCCTGCTGCGCGCCGTCGCGGGGCACCTGCGCGTCGCGTCGGGCAGCGTCGAGTTCCTGGGGCGCGACATCACGCGCACGGCGGCGTCCGCGCGCACGCGCGCGGGCCTGGTCTCGCTGCCCGAGGGGCACCAGGTGCTGCGTTCGCTGACCGTGCGCGAGAACCTGCGACTGGCGACCGGACGGATGACGGGCCGGGGCGCGGACGCCGCCCTCCGAGCGCACCTCGAGGGCATCTACGAGCTGTTCCCGATCCTTCGCGAGCGGGACGGGCAGCTCGCCGGCCTGCTCTCGGGCGGCGAGCAGCAGATGCTGTCGATCGGGCGCGCCATCGTGCGCACGCCCACGCTGCTCGTGCTCGACGAGCCGTCGCTGGGACTCGCCCCCATCGTCGTCGACCGCATCTACGACGCGATCGGGGCATTGCGGGCGGGCGGCGTGTCGCTGCTCGTCGTCGAACAGGGATCGCAGCTGCTGCGCAGCGTCTGCGATCGGATCATCGTGCTCAACAAGGGCACGGTCACCGCGTCGGGGGCCGTCTCCGAGCTCACCGACGAGCAGGTCCATGAGGCGTACTTCAGATAG
- a CDS encoding ABC transporter substrate-binding protein has product MRFSNTKRSTATSWRRLSVTAAVIAGVVVAGSGCAAGDDGGDDGGGSGGSAGSVTIGFIAPLKGSNAATAEAMVNAATIAVDEANENGGVDGRTVELKVYDDELSADIAARVATRAITVDNVSVLVGGLSSAEGLAIREVAERSEVPYLAAASSAMGITQDAEFTFRVAATAVDQANSVVDIANALGAKKAAILYDNGAVGPALAEMFTARAAETGLALSGPGVEFTLAGTDISGPVQTVAAQSPDIVLVGGSTGADHGLLAKTMVEQGVQLPIVGLVGIGFPDAHDVAAGAYDQIPGAYFTSSVDLDKPRFKEFQDVYFERFGEAVLPDAAVQSYDATRVAIQALQATSGEGGTALRDAITALDPLEGAAGREGSMISFQEGHDGFAGGFLVVYRATGGANVIARDVVLD; this is encoded by the coding sequence ATGCGATTCAGCAACACGAAGAGGTCGACGGCGACCTCTTGGCGGCGGCTCTCGGTCACGGCAGCGGTGATCGCGGGCGTGGTCGTGGCCGGCAGCGGCTGCGCCGCGGGCGACGACGGCGGTGACGACGGCGGCGGCTCGGGCGGCTCGGCCGGATCGGTGACCATCGGGTTCATCGCGCCGCTGAAGGGCTCCAACGCCGCCACGGCCGAGGCGATGGTCAACGCGGCGACGATCGCGGTCGACGAGGCCAACGAGAACGGCGGCGTCGACGGCCGCACCGTCGAGCTCAAGGTCTACGACGACGAGCTCTCGGCCGACATCGCGGCGCGCGTCGCGACGCGCGCCATCACCGTCGACAACGTGTCGGTGCTCGTCGGCGGCCTCTCCAGCGCCGAGGGACTGGCCATCCGCGAGGTGGCCGAGCGCTCCGAGGTGCCCTACCTCGCGGCCGCCTCGTCGGCGATGGGCATCACGCAGGACGCCGAGTTCACCTTCCGCGTCGCGGCGACGGCCGTCGACCAGGCCAACTCGGTCGTCGACATCGCCAACGCGCTCGGGGCGAAGAAGGCCGCCATCCTCTACGACAACGGCGCCGTCGGCCCCGCTCTCGCCGAGATGTTCACGGCGCGCGCCGCGGAGACCGGTCTCGCCCTCTCGGGGCCGGGCGTCGAGTTCACCCTGGCCGGCACCGACATCTCCGGCCCGGTGCAGACCGTCGCCGCGCAGAGCCCCGACATCGTCCTCGTGGGCGGCTCGACGGGCGCCGATCACGGACTGCTCGCCAAGACGATGGTCGAGCAGGGCGTGCAGCTGCCGATCGTCGGTCTCGTCGGCATCGGCTTCCCGGACGCCCACGACGTGGCGGCGGGCGCGTACGACCAGATCCCCGGAGCCTACTTCACCTCGTCGGTCGACCTCGACAAGCCGCGGTTCAAGGAGTTCCAGGACGTCTACTTCGAGCGCTTCGGCGAGGCCGTGCTGCCCGACGCGGCCGTGCAGAGCTACGACGCCACGCGCGTCGCGATCCAGGCGCTGCAGGCGACGAGCGGCGAGGGCGGCACCGCCCTGCGCGACGCGATCACCGCGCTCGACCCGCTCGAGGGCGCGGCGGGCCGCGAGGGCTCGATGATCTCGTTCCAGGAGGGCCATGACGGCTTCGCGGGCGGCTTCCTCGTCGTCTACCGCGCCACGGGCGGCGCGAACGTGATCGCGAGGGACGTCGTGCTCGACTGA
- a CDS encoding dipeptide/oligopeptide/nickel ABC transporter permease/ATP-binding protein, protein MTVDTALATSRRTAPRPPGRLRWNATLAAGTGLLAVIVVAGIVAPLLLSDAANQLTTTRNAPPSAEHWLGTDAFGRDLLARALVATRLTLLMTLAATAIAVCGGVLLGIGIWLAPRRVREISLRVLETAVSYPGLLVALVISAILGAGAFAVVVAIGLANLPAFGRLAANLSASLSQREFVSTARLLGVPLHRMLAFHLLPHMIAPLAIVTASCFAVGMMEMSGLSFVGLGVQAPDYDFGKLLNDALPSIYTRPYEVVGPTLMIVLTILAVMLIGDGFAGAANPYAGRAGHTTQRRAHRAPTTSSPGSLVEVADLTVTAADGTTLVREVSFTMRQGEILGVVGESGSGKSTIAMSLARLLPPSLRAEATTLRIGDLDLLDEVDDRQIATDLALVYQDPGSTFNPALRMASQLTEVLRRHRGASRRHARAIVLSALRAVRLRDPERCLRQFPYELSGGMRQRAMLAAAIASGPRLLIADEPTTALDVTVQASVLRELVRLNRERDLAVLFVSHDMGVVQALCDRVLVVRSGEIVEELSGDRMRAGEARHPYTRTLLAATPRWRQEEDQDD, encoded by the coding sequence GTGACCGTTGACACCGCGCTTGCGACGTCCCGGCGGACCGCCCCGCGCCCGCCGGGACGCCTGCGATGGAATGCGACGCTCGCCGCCGGAACGGGGCTGCTCGCCGTCATCGTGGTGGCCGGCATCGTGGCGCCGCTCCTTCTCTCCGACGCCGCCAACCAGCTGACGACGACGCGCAACGCGCCCCCCAGCGCTGAACACTGGCTCGGCACGGACGCATTCGGGCGAGACCTGCTCGCCAGAGCGCTGGTCGCGACGCGACTGACACTGCTCATGACGCTCGCAGCCACGGCGATCGCCGTGTGCGGCGGAGTCCTCCTCGGCATCGGCATCTGGCTGGCGCCGCGACGCGTGCGCGAGATCTCGCTGCGTGTCCTCGAGACGGCGGTCAGCTACCCCGGCCTCCTCGTCGCACTCGTGATCTCCGCGATCCTCGGCGCCGGCGCGTTCGCCGTCGTCGTCGCGATCGGCCTCGCGAACCTCCCTGCCTTCGGGCGCCTGGCGGCGAACCTGTCGGCATCGTTGTCGCAGCGCGAGTTCGTCTCCACGGCACGGCTGCTCGGGGTCCCCCTGCACCGGATGCTGGCGTTCCACCTGCTCCCCCACATGATCGCACCGCTCGCGATCGTGACGGCATCCTGCTTCGCCGTCGGGATGATGGAGATGTCGGGACTGTCCTTCGTGGGCCTGGGCGTCCAGGCGCCGGACTACGACTTCGGAAAGCTCCTCAACGATGCCCTTCCCTCGATCTACACGCGACCGTACGAGGTGGTCGGGCCCACGTTGATGATCGTGCTCACGATCCTGGCCGTCATGCTCATCGGCGACGGGTTCGCGGGAGCCGCCAACCCCTACGCCGGCCGAGCGGGACACACGACGCAGCGTCGAGCGCACCGTGCGCCCACGACCTCGTCACCCGGCTCTCTGGTCGAGGTCGCCGACCTCACCGTGACTGCCGCCGACGGTACGACGCTCGTTCGCGAGGTCTCCTTCACGATGCGCCAAGGCGAGATCCTCGGCGTCGTCGGAGAGTCCGGTTCGGGCAAGTCCACGATCGCGATGAGCCTGGCCCGCCTGCTTCCTCCGAGCCTTCGGGCGGAGGCCACGACGCTGCGGATCGGCGACCTCGACCTGCTCGACGAGGTCGACGACCGGCAGATCGCCACCGACCTCGCCCTCGTGTATCAAGATCCCGGAAGCACGTTCAACCCGGCGCTTCGCATGGCGAGCCAGCTCACCGAGGTGCTGCGACGCCATCGCGGCGCGAGCCGCCGGCACGCACGTGCGATCGTGCTGTCGGCTCTGCGCGCCGTACGGCTGCGCGATCCGGAGCGATGCCTGCGGCAGTTCCCCTACGAGCTGTCCGGCGGCATGCGGCAGCGTGCCATGCTCGCGGCGGCGATCGCCTCGGGCCCGCGCCTGCTCATCGCCGACGAGCCCACGACAGCACTCGACGTCACGGTGCAGGCGAGCGTCCTGCGCGAGCTCGTCCGTCTCAACCGCGAGCGCGACCTCGCGGTGCTCTTCGTCTCCCACGACATGGGCGTGGTCCAGGCGCTCTGCGATCGTGTTCTGGTCGTGCGCTCGGGAGAGATCGTCGAAGAGCTCTCCGGCGATCGGATGAGAGCCGGGGAGGCGCGTCACCCCTACACCAGGACGCTGCTCGCAGCCACTCCCCGCTGGCGTCAGGAGGAAGACCAGGATGACTGA